The following DNA comes from Ornithinimicrobium avium.
CAGCGGGCCGCCGAGCAGGTAGCCGATGACCTTGTTGGCCATGTCGGTCTGCCGTGCCATGCCCTCGACCTCGGGCTCGGGGTAGCTCAACGGCCCTCCCCCGGCAGCTCGACGTCCAGCACCGCGCGGGTGCGGAGGTAGCCGACGACCAGGCCGGCCTGGAAGACGAGCCCGGCGACCAGGAAACCGACCGCCAGGGGCACGATCTGCAGCCAGGTGGTCTGGCCCAGGGACCAGATGACGGCGCCGAGCAACGCGAGCTGGACGACGAAGACGCCGAACGCCCCGGCCATGGTGGTGGCCGTCGGGCCGGCGAGGACGCCGCGGATGCCGAGGACGCCCAGAGCGAAGACGACCACCGAGACGACCGCGCCCAGCAGCGCGGAGACGGCCGCGAAGCCACCGGCCGCGGCCCAGGTCAGGAGGGGCAGCAGCACCACGACGGGCAGCGAGGGCGCCAGCCCGCCCACGAGCATCGGACGCACCGCGGGGAGCGCGGGCTCACGCACGGCGCGTGGCATCGCTGTCGCGGTCATGGGGGATGCTCCTGCCAGGGGGTCGGGGGGCGCTTGTGAAAGTTATCACAAGGTGGGTCCGTGGGACGAAACCGCAGGTCTGGAGGCCGTCCCGGGGCCGGACGGGCGCCGCGTGAGGACGGTCGCGACGACGAGCAGCAGCAGGATGCCGACCACAGAGGCCCACGGCGGCAGGTAGGCGAAGGAGACCACGCCCACCGCGATCAGCGCCGACCACAGGTAGAGCAGCACCACCGCCCGCCGGTGGCTGTGCCCGATGTCCAGCAGCCGGTGGTGCAGGTGGCCGCGGTCCGGCTTCCACGGCATCTGACCGGCCCTGGTGCGGCGCAGGACGGCGAGCACGATGTCGAGGAAGGGAAGCGCCATGATCGCCACCGGGATGGCCAGCGGGAGCAGGATCGCCGCGGCCGCGGACGCGCTGGCCAGCGAGGAGCTGGGGTCGACCGAGCCGGTCATCGAGATGGTGGCCGCGGCGAGCAGCAGCCCGAGCAGCAGCGCCCCCGCGTCGCCCATGAAGAGCCGCGCCGGGTGGAAGTTGTGCGGCAGGAAGCCGGCGCACACCCCGATCAGCGCGGCGCTGATGAAGGTCGCCATCGAGAAGACGTTGGGCGGGTCGAAGTCGGTGCTGACCAGGTAGGACCAGCCGAAGAAGGCCGAGGCGGAGATGAGCACGACCCCGGCCGCCAGCCCGTCCAGCCCGTCGATGAAGTTGACCGCGTTGGTCGAGACGACCACGACCAGGATCGTCAGCGTGACCATGACCGGCTCCGGCAGCACCGTCACCCCGCCGATCGGCAGGGACAGCAGCTGGACACCGAAGAAGGCCATCACTCCCCCGGCGATCACCTGACCGGCGAGCTTGGTCATCCAGTCCAGCTCGCGCACGTCGTCCACCGCCCCGAGCAGGGTGATGATCGCGGCGGCGACGAGCACGCCGTAGAGCTGGGGGGAGGTGTCGAAGAGCTGCCCGAGATAGGGCAGCTGCGAGCCGAGCAGCACCGCCGCGGCGAAGCCCACGAGCATCGCCACCCCGCCCAGCCGCGGGATCGGGACGGTGTGCACGTCGCGGTCGCGCACCGCGGTCATCGCCCCCACCGCGAGCGCGAGCCTGCGGACCAGCGGGGTCGCGACATAGGTCACCACCGCTGCTGTCAGCAGCACCATGAGGAACTCGCGCACGTGGGGTCTCCCTGCTCCACCGCATACCCGGGGTGTGCGGCGGAGCCGCCGGTCAGCCGGCCGCCGGCTCCGGGTAGGCCGGGTAGCTGGTGAGCAGCTCGGCGACCTGGGCGTGGACCTCCTGGGAGACCGCGTGCTCCGGGTCGGCGTCGCCCTCGGTCACCGCGCGGTGGATGAGGTCGGCGACGACCTTCATCTGCTCGGGTCCCATCCCCTGGGTGGTGAGCGACGGGCTGCCCACCCGGACGCCGGAGGCCACGTTGGGCTTCTCCGGGTCGAACGGGATCGCGTTCTTGTTGAGCACGATCCCGGCAGCGTCGCAGCGCGCCTCCGCGTCGACGCCGGTGACCCCGACCCCGCGCAGGTCGTGCAGCGAGAGGTGGGTGTCGGTGCCGCCGGTGATCGGGCGGATCCCCTTCTCCCCGAGCGACTCGGCAAGCACGCGGGCGTTGTCGACGACCTGCTGGGCGTAGGCCTGGTAGGCCGGGGTCATGCACTCGGCGAAGTTGACCGCCTTGCCGGCCACGCCGTGCATGAGCGGGCCGCCCTGCATCATCGGGAAGACCGCACGGTCGATCTTCTTGCCGTGCTCCTCCTTGCACACGATGGCGCCGCCGCGGGGGCCGCGCAGCACCTTGTGCGTGGTGAAGGAGACGACGTCGGCGTAGGGCACCGGCGAGGGGATGACCTTGCCGGCGACCAGACCGATGAAGTGGGCCGCGTCGATCCACATGATCGCCCCGACCTCGTCGCAGATCGCCCGGATGCGCTCGAAGTCGATGAGCCGCGGGATGGCCGAGCCGCCGGCGCAGATCATCGTGGGCCGGTGCTCCTTGGCCAGCGCCTCCATCTGGTCGTAGTCGATGTCCTCGGTGTCCTTGTCCACGCCGTAGTGGACGGCGTTGAACCACTTGCCGGAGAAGCTGACCTTGAAGCCGTGGGTGAGGTGGCCGCCGTGGTCCAGGGACATCGCCAGGACGGTGTCGCCGGGGGCGGTGAACGCCCCGTAGACGGCGATGTTGGCGCTCGCGCCGGAGTGCGGCTGGACGTTGGCGTGGTCGGCGCCGAACAGCTTCTTCGCGCGCTCGATCGCCAGGTCCTCGACCTTGTCGACCTCCGAGCATCCCCCGTAGTAGCGGGCGTGGGGGTAGCCCTCGGCGTACTTGTTGGACAGTGTGGAACCGACCGCCGCGAGCACCGCGGGACTGGTCTGGTTCTCACTGGCGATGAGCTGCAGGCCGGTACGCTGACGGTCGAGCTCGGAGACCAGGAGCCCGGCGATCTCGGGGTCCTGGTCCAGCAGCGCGGCGAAGCTCGGGCCGTAGTAGGTGTCGGGGTTCACGGCGGTGGTCATGGAGCAACTCTAGGGCGTGCGTGCAGCTCCTGCTCGGTCCGTCAGGGTGCGCACCGCCGAGCGGGGCGCGGTGACGCCGCTGGGCACGACGCTGCCGACCAGCCGAGCACCGACGACCTCCTCGCCGTGGCCGTCGACCTGGCCGTCGGCGTGGTCTCCCGCCCGGTCCCCGGGCTCGTCGTCCACGGGCCCCTCCGGCGACGGGGGCGCGTCGTGCAGCACGGTGCTCCCCAGCACGCCGCGGAGCTCGTCGGCGGACAGGGCGCCGTGGCGCAGCACGACGGGCTCCTCGCGGGTGCAGTCGACGATCGTCGAGGCAAGGCCCCCGGTGCGGGGCCCGTCCTCGAGGTAGACCGCCACCGCGCCGCCGAGCTGCTCCAGGGCCTCCTGCCCGGTGGTCGCCGCCGGGCTGCCCGTGAGGTTGGCGCTGGTCACCGCCATCGGACCGACCTCCGAGAGCAGGGCCAGGGCGACCTCGTCGTCGGG
Coding sequences within:
- a CDS encoding glycosyltransferase family 4 protein — its product is MREFLMVLLTAAVVTYVATPLVRRLALAVGAMTAVRDRDVHTVPIPRLGGVAMLVGFAAAVLLGSQLPYLGQLFDTSPQLYGVLVAAAIITLLGAVDDVRELDWMTKLAGQVIAGGVMAFFGVQLLSLPIGGVTVLPEPVMVTLTILVVVVSTNAVNFIDGLDGLAAGVVLISASAFFGWSYLVSTDFDPPNVFSMATFISAALIGVCAGFLPHNFHPARLFMGDAGALLLGLLLAAATISMTGSVDPSSSLASASAAAAILLPLAIPVAIMALPFLDIVLAVLRRTRAGQMPWKPDRGHLHHRLLDIGHSHRRAVVLLYLWSALIAVGVVSFAYLPPWASVVGILLLLVVATVLTRRPSGPGTASRPAVSSHGPTL
- a CDS encoding serine hydroxymethyltransferase; the encoded protein is MTTAVNPDTYYGPSFAALLDQDPEIAGLLVSELDRQRTGLQLIASENQTSPAVLAAVGSTLSNKYAEGYPHARYYGGCSEVDKVEDLAIERAKKLFGADHANVQPHSGASANIAVYGAFTAPGDTVLAMSLDHGGHLTHGFKVSFSGKWFNAVHYGVDKDTEDIDYDQMEALAKEHRPTMICAGGSAIPRLIDFERIRAICDEVGAIMWIDAAHFIGLVAGKVIPSPVPYADVVSFTTHKVLRGPRGGAIVCKEEHGKKIDRAVFPMMQGGPLMHGVAGKAVNFAECMTPAYQAYAQQVVDNARVLAESLGEKGIRPITGGTDTHLSLHDLRGVGVTGVDAEARCDAAGIVLNKNAIPFDPEKPNVASGVRVGSPSLTTQGMGPEQMKVVADLIHRAVTEGDADPEHAVSQEVHAQVAELLTSYPAYPEPAAG
- a CDS encoding L-threonylcarbamoyladenylate synthase gives rise to the protein MAQGAHPLQDRLLDCTGPDAREGALERAAAAVRAGKVVVLPTDTVYGVGADAFDVVAVAMVLAAKHRGRDMPPPVLVPAPSTVEGLAVDVPMYARILMRQFWPGPLTLVVRAQPSLQWDLGETNGTVALRMPDDEVALALLSEVGPMAVTSANLTGSPAATTGQEALEQLGGAVAVYLEDGPRTGGLASTIVDCTREEPVVLRHGALSADELRGVLGSTVLHDAPPSPEGPVDDEPGDRAGDHADGQVDGHGEEVVGARLVGSVVPSGVTAPRSAVRTLTDRAGAARTP